A portion of the Musa acuminata AAA Group cultivar baxijiao chromosome BXJ1-1, Cavendish_Baxijiao_AAA, whole genome shotgun sequence genome contains these proteins:
- the LOC103987125 gene encoding putative pentatricopeptide repeat-containing protein At5g52630: protein MKEPSVLAQLIQSYARARKLNRGKQLHAHLISLGGVPSTFVANHLINMYAKCGDIHHAAALFDGMTQRNLVSWSAMISGFSQNGQALEALRTFSLMCGAGVRPTEFAFSSAIQASASFGSLAYGRQMHCSSVKLGFDDELFVGSNLAEMYAGFGSLIEARLVFEEMPWKDEVSWTTMIDGYAKNGNFEDALRAFKEMIDAGRITIDQHALCSALNACAGLKAYRFGQSLHSSVVKLGLESETFIVNALTDMYAKAGDMDSASSVAKKVGSDWNVVSCSSLIDGYVEMNQFEEALRTYVDCRRQGTEPNEFTFSSMVKACANQAVLEQGTQFHAQVIKTSFDMDPYVSSSLVDMYGKCGILKCSIQLFGEIQHASDAAWNSMVGALAHHGRGKEAVEAFHGMVTGGCKPNHISFVNLLMACSHSGLVESGLEYFHSMHKTYGVEPAEEHYSCVIDMLARAGRLEEVKDFIGRMPFEPNAYGWCSLLGACRTHGDVELGEFAAEKLMKLEPGNTGIHVLLSTMYASMGHWEDVKAARKLMRDSRVKKLPGFSWVDVDNKAHVFGADDPSHPQIKEIHEKLDELSVKLSQAGYVPVTASVASNLEEGSRGRSLHHHSERIAVAFALISTPPTKPIIVKKNLRICIDCHSAIKLISQIESREIIVRDNARFHHFADGMCSCGDYW, encoded by the coding sequence ATGAAGGAGCCATCTGTTTTGGCTCAACTCATCCAATCCTACGCTCGAGCCCGGAAGCTCAACAGAGGTAAGCAGCTCCACGCCCATTTGATCTCCCTCGGCGGCGTCCCGTCCACCTTCGTCGCCAACCATCTCATCAACATGTATGCAAAATGTGGCGACATCCACCACGCTGCCGCCCTGTTCGACGGAATGACGCAGAGAAACCTGGTCAGCTGGTCTGCCATGATCTCCGGGTTCTCCCAGAACGGCCAGGCTCTTGAAGCCCTCCGAACCTTCTCGCTGATGTGCGGTGCGGGTGTGAGGCCTACGGAGTTCGCATTCTCCAGTGCGATTCAGGCTTCCGCGTCCTTCGGGTCGTTGGCGTACGGTAGACAGATGCATTGCTCGAGTGTGAAGTTGGGTTTTGACGATGAATTGTTTGTCGGAAGCAACCTCGCCGAGATGTACGCTGGATTTGGATCTTTGATTGAGGCCCGTCTGGTCTTCGAGGAGATGCCATGGAAAGACGAGGTGTCCTGGACCACCATGATAGATGGGTACGCAAAGAATGGGAATTTCGAGGACGCACTTCGGGCATTTAAGGAGATGATCGATGCAGGTAGGATCACCATCGATCAACATGCTTTATGTAGTGCCTTGAATGCGTGTGCTGGCCTGAAGGCCTACAGATTTGGTCAGTCTCTTCATTCATCCGTCGTGAAGTTGGGTCTGGAATCGGAGACTTTTATTGTCAATGCGCTGACGGACATGTATGCAAAGGCCGGAGACATGGACAGTGCTTCGAGCGTCGCCAAGAAGGTGGGTTCCGACTGGAACGTGGTTTCCTGCAGTTCTTTGATCGATGGGTATGTCGAGATGAACCAGTTCGAGGAAGCTTTGAGAACATACGTTGACTGTAGAAGACAAGGAACAGAGCCTAATGAGTTCACTTTCTCGAGCATGGTCAAGGCTTGTGCAAACCAAGCAGTGCTGGAACAAGGGACTCAGTTCCATGCCCAAGTGATCAAAACAAGCTTTGACATGGACCCATACGTTTCTTCCTCCCTCGTCGACATGTACGGCAAGTGCGGGATCCTCAAGTGTTCGATTCAGCTGTTTGGAGAGATTCAGCACGCCAGTGATGCTGCCTGGAATTCGATGGTGGGTGCGCTTGCACACCATGGCCGTGGCAAGGAAGCAGTAGAGGCCTTCCATGGAATGGTGACCGGAGGATGCAAACCAAATCATATCAGTTTCGTTAACCTGTTAATGGCGTGCAGCCATTCCGGGCTGGTGGAATCAGGACTAGAGTACTTCCACTCCATGCACAAAACATATGGTGTGGAACCTGCAGAGGAGCATTACTCTTGTGTCATAGATATGCTTGCTCGAGCTGGAAGACTTGAGGAAGTCAAAGATTTCATCGGCCGAATGCCGTTTGAGCCTAACGCTTATGGCTGGTGTTCTTTGCTTGGAGCGTGCAGGACACATGGAGACGTAGAACTGGGTGAGTTTGCTGCAGAAAAGCTGATGAAGCTGGAGCCCGGCAACACAGGGATCCATGTCCTGCTGTCGACTATGTATGCCTCGATGGGTCACTGGGAGGATGTGAAAGCTGCAAGGAAGTTGATGAGGGACAGCAGGGTGAAGAAGTTGCCTGGTTTCAGCTGGGTGGATGTCGACAACAAGGCCCATGTTTTTGGTGCCGATGACCCTTCACACCCACAGATAAAGGAGATCCATGAGAAGCTTGATGAGCTCTCGGTTAAACTAAGTCAAGCAGGGTATGTTCCTGTGACAGCTTCTGTGGCCTCTAATCTGGAAGAAGGATCGAGGGGGAGATCGCTGCATCATCACAGTGAGAGGATTGCAGTTGCATTCGCGCTGATCAGCACGCCACCCACAAAGCCTATCATCGTTAAGAAGAACCTACGGATCTGCATAGATTGCCACTCGGCGATCAAGCTCATATCACAGATCGAATCGAGAGAGATCATAGTTCGGGACAACGCAAGATTTCACCACTTTGCAGATGGAATGTGTTCATGTGGTGATTATTGGTGA
- the LOC103989520 gene encoding uncharacterized protein LOC103989520: MMGKGLFRTCFSPSSRGLVKLVFWGGTATFLPEKQPAGEVMYRFPDRIVCHADSFYIGLPIPVLSAAEELLPGRTYFVLPADRFRLDQTLTVASLASLSPVPTKVSLAGDGQRPFAYVKGEDGRTLIKVLPEFISMVICSSGEGGRRRGGDGGALCSTPELKRHYAQLVGSRARRPWSPALEMISERKSRSLSSPVKLLGLERRSS; this comes from the coding sequence ATGATGGGCAAAGGACTCTTCCGCACATGCTTCAGCCCCAGCTCTCGTGGCCTGGTGAAGCTGGTATTCTGGGGCGGCACCGCCACGTTCTTGCCGGAGAAGCAGCCCGCCGGGGAGGTCATGTACCGGTTCCCGGACCGCATCGTCTGCCACGCCGATTCTTTCTACATCGGTCTCCCGATCCCGGTTCTTTCTGCCGCCGAAGAGCTTCTCCCCGGCCGGACCTACTTCGTCCTCCCGGCCGACAGATTCCGGCTCGACCAGACCCTGACCGTCGCATCGCTCGCGTCGTTGTCGCCGGTGCCGACGAAGGTGTCGCTCGCAGGAGACGGACAGCGTCCGTTCGCGTACGTGAAGGGCGAGGATGGGAGGACACTCATCAAGGTGCTGCCTGAGTTCATATCTATGGTTATCTGCTCGTCGGGAGAAGGCGGGAGGAGGAGGGGCGGCGATGGCGGGGCGTTATGCAGCACGCCTGAGTTGAAGAGGCACTACGCGCAGCTGGTGGGGTCGAGGGCTCGCCGGCCTTGGTCTCCGGCGCTCGAGATGATATCAGAGAGGAAGAGTCGATCATTGTCGTCGCCCGTCAAGTTGTTGGGGTTGGAGAGGAGGTCGAGCTAA
- the LOC135680115 gene encoding uncharacterized protein LOC135680115, whose protein sequence is MAITHNDLSMRTHWRSEISGRVALFLVVLSVLCGLVSFVLCLAAEASRSEATWYLLSNQGDGSKSYQCVYTGSGRTPLACAVCAFLLLAAAMFAEHAYMLVAATSPELPALAAWSSLPDDPRTSSSAARTLTWRACCLFLTTWICFAIAAVLLIIGIGVESGHISQWRNPKTDCHVIRTGLFAAAGILGLITVLLGVGLYLTALQTQRLHQEEENMRRGITQATRPHQFPPPSAPQAAHTTQGGEPAAINKTSTSA, encoded by the exons ATGGCCATCACCCACAACGACCTGTCCATGAGGACGCACTGGCGCAGTGAAATTAGCGGTCGCGTCGCTCTCTTCCTCGTGGTCCTCTCCGTCCTCTGCGGCCTCGTCAGCTTCGTCCTCTGCCTCGCCGCCGAGGCCTCGCGGTCCGAG GCCACATGGTACCTGTTGAGCAACCAGGGCGACGGCAGCAAGTCGTACCAGTGCGTCTACACCGGCAGCGGGCGGACGCCGCTGGCCTGCGCCGTCTGCGCGTTCCTGCTGCTCGCAGCCGCCATGTTCGCCGAGCATGCCTACATGCTGGTGGCGGCCACCTCTCCCGAGCTTCCGGCACTGGCGGCTTGGTCGTCGCTCCCAGATGATCCCCGCACGTCGTCGTCGGCCGCTAGAACTCTTACATGGCGAGCCTGCTGCCTCTTCCTCACGACTTG GATCTGCTTTGCCATTGCGGCGGTGCTGCTGATCATCGGCATCGGCGTGGAGTCGGGCCACATAAGCCAGTGGAGGAACCCGAAGACGGATTGCCATGTGATCAGGACAGGGCTATTCGCAGCGGCTGGAATCCTCGGGCTGATCACCGTCCTCCTCGGAGTCGGGTTGTACCTTACGGCGCTGCAAACGCAGAGGCTGCACCAGGAAGAGGAGAACATGCGCCGAGGCATCACTCAGGCAACTCGCCCACACCAGTTTCCTCCGCCAAGCGCACCGCAAGCAGCGCACACCACACAAGGAGGGGAGCCCGCCGCCATTAACAAGACTTCGACCTCTGCGTGA
- the LOC103989511 gene encoding phosphatidylinositol 4-phosphate 5-kinase 6-like: MYKAQQQKQHDAKAWESTVRKAQQQQQPGSRRRVCPLGPMSVAPSEDDSGATSPRGEGDDDDSAEAEEEGEVYHAEHVFPSGDFYTGHWIAGIPHGTGKYLWTDGCMYEGEWRYGKTTGRGKFSWPSGATYEGDFKAGFMDGFGTYTGASGETYWGSWSMNLKHGHGKKSYANGDYYDGEWRSGMQDGHGRYVWRSGTEYVGQWRAGLIHGRGALIWANGNRYDGDWDNGNPRGNGSFRWADGGLYVGEWSNENATIQHKGVYYPSPTATSPTARDPQEEFVADLKECKISLGETISVLPSQKTLNWSGIEPRRSSTASESAATDRARRRASVDGAALLRRRPNGRTLTVIGTNDNVGLEKGLDGIYTWESHGDIPSDMVERRSMVEKQDAAEAKVPMNPPRMRWRPPRAMKKKQGETIMKGHKNYDLMLNLQLGIRHAVGKQGPSQSELKSSAFDPKEKVWTKFPPEGSKHTPPHQSCEFRWKDYCPLVFRTLCRLFKVDAADYMMSLCGNDALRELSSPGKSGSFFYLTNDDRYMIKTMKKSEVKVLLRMLQAYYNHVRKFENSLVTKFFGLHCVKLTGASQKKVRFVIMENLFCSEYVIHRRFDLKGSSHGRMTSKPESEIDETTTLKDLDLNFIFRLQRSWFQEFQRQVDKDCEFLEQERIMDYSLLVGVHFRSSREMLPPEGGDDDSKREATMQLSRVNKDDLNSDSNRTGKIRLGVNMPARAELTVRKSDGDSQLVGEPTGEFYDIVLIFGIIDILQDYDISKKLEHAYKSFQFDPSSISAVDPKQYSRRFRDFIYRAFTEAT, from the exons ATGTACAAAgcgcagcagcagaagcagcacGACGCCAAGGCGTGGGAATCGACCGTCCGAAaagcacagcagcagcagcagcccggCAGTCGCCGCCGCGTCTGCCCGCTCGGGCCAATGTCCGTCGCCCCGTCCGAAGACGACTCCGGCGCCACCTCTCCACGCGGAGAAGGCGACGACGACGATTCGgcagaggcggaggaggagggggaggtctACCACGCGGAGCATGTCTTCCCCAGCGGCGACTTCTATACCGGACATTGGATCGCTGGCATCCCCCACGGCACCGGGAAGTACCTGTGGACGGATGGGTGCATGTACGAGGGCGAGTGGCGGTATGGGAAGACCACCGGCCGCGGGAAGTTTTCGTGGCCCTCCGGCGCCACCTACGAGGGCGATTTCAAGGCCGGGTTCATGGACGGCTTCGGTACCTACACCGGCGCCTCCGGCGAAACCTACTGGGGGAGCTGGTCCATGAACCTGAAACACGGCCACGGCAAGAAGTCCTACGCCAACGGCGACTACTACGACGGCGAGTGGCGCTCTGGCATGCAGGACGGCCACGGCCGCTACGTCTGGCGCAGCGGAACCGAGTACGTCGGACAGTGGCGCGCCGGGCTCATCCATGGCAGAGGAGCCCTCATCTGGGCTAACGGCAATCGCTACGACGGTGATTGGGACAACGGAAATCCCAGGGGCAACGGTAGCTTCCGGTGGGCTGATGGCGGCCTCTACGTCGGGGAATGGTCTAACGAGAATGCCACCATCCAACACAAGGGGGTGTACTACCCATCGCCGACCGCCACCTCCCCCACTGCCCGAGACCCACAGGAAGAGTTTGTGGCCGACCTTAAAGAATGCAAGATCTCACTGGGGGAAACCATATCGGTGCTTCCCTCCCAGAAGACCCTCAATTGGTCCGGCATTGAGCCGCGGCGGTCCTCCACGGCCTCTGAATCTGCCGCCACGGACCGCGCCAGAAGGCGGGCCTCCGTCGACGGTGCCGCTTTGCTGCGCAGAAGGCCCAACGGCAGGACACTCACCGTGATCGGGACCAATGACAATGTGGGACTAGAAAAGGGGCTGGATGGGATCTACACCTGGGAGTCCCATGGAGATATTCCTTCTGACATGGTCGAGAGGCGTTCCATGGTTGAGAAGCAGGATGCGGCAGAGGCAAAGGTGCCGATGAACCCACCACGCATGCGTTGGCGGCCTCCGAGAGCCATGAAGAAGAAGCAAGGAGAAACCATCATGAAAGGGCACAAGAATTATGACCTTATGCTCAATCTCCAGCTCGGGATAAG ACATGCTGTTGGAAAACAAGGTCCTTCTCAGAGTGAGCTGAAATCATCTGCCTTTGACCCCAAAGAAAAAGTGTGGACAAAGTTTCCTCCTGAAGGCTCGAAGCATACACCTCCACATCAATCCTGTGAATTCAGATGGAAAGATTACTGTCCATTGGTGTTCAG GACACTTTGCAGGCTGTTCAAAGTTGATGCAGCTGACTATATGATGTCTCTTTGTGGCAATGATGCCCTTCGGGAGCTGTCTTCGCCTGGTAAGAGTGGAAGTTTCTTTTACCTGACCAATGATGACAGATATATGATAAAGACAATGAAGAAGTCTGAAGTAAAG GTCCTTTTGCGGATGCTTCAAGCATATTATAACCATGTCAGGAAATTTGAGAACAGTTTGGTAACCAAGTTTTTTGGTCTTCATTGTGTGAAGTTAACTGGAGCTTCACAGAAGAAG GTCCGCTTTGTTATAATGGAAAATTTGTTCTGCTCTGAGTATGTTATTCACCGGCGGTTTGACCTGAAAGGATCTTCTCATGGTCGTATGACCAGTAAGCCAGAGTCAGAGATTGACGAAACCACTACCTTAAAGGATCTTGATCTTAACTTCATATTTCGGCTACAACGATCTTGGTTTCAGGAGTTCCAAAG GCAAGTTGACAAGGATTGTGAGTTTCTCGAGCAGGAGAGGATCATGGATTATAGTCTTTTAGTGGGAGTCCATTTTAGAAGTTCCAGAGAGATGCTTCCACCTGAAG GTGGTGACGATGATAGCAAAAGAGAAGCAACAATGCAGCTTTCAAGAGTCAACAAGGATGATTTGAATTCTGATTCGAATAG GACGGGAAAGATCAGACTAGGCGTCAACATGCCAGCTAGAGCTGAACTGACAGTTAGGAAGAGCGATGGCGATTCCCAGCTCGTCGGAGAACCCACCGGAGAGTTCTACGATATAGTCTTGATTTTTGGCATCATAGACATATTGCAAGACTACGATATCAGCAAAAAGCTTGAGCATGCCTACAAGTCTTTCCAGTTTGATCCATCCTCGATATCAGCTGTAGATCCGAAACAGTACTCGAGACGCTTCCGTGATTTCATATACAGAGCTTTCACAGAGGCAACCTAA
- the LOC103987144 gene encoding protein trichome birefringence-like 33 isoform X1, whose amino-acid sequence MKPHLSSSSNSSIFAKRARLSPCILTLLAVMALVAVLSGEDFIFSFIQLSPEPHQFLSRSGSRGEKLPFAIGEMEGDCDIYRGRWVRDESTRPHYQESDCPYIQPQLTCQEHGRPDKEYQFWRWQPRDCDLPSFNATLMLEALRGKRMMFVGDSLNRGQFTSMVCLLHSAIPDSAKSMEVNGSLTVFRAKEYNATIEFYWAPFLLESNSDDAVIHRMADRIVRKGSIDKHGQNWKGADVLVFNTYLWWMTGLTMKILQGQGSFNDEARDIVQPSTEDAYRMAMRSMLEWVDQNMDLKKARVFFATMSPSHEKSRDWGDEPGGNCYNQTTMIEDPTYWGSDCRKSVMEVVREVVGGTKLPITVLNITQLSSYRKDAHTSIYKKQWVPLTPQQIANPVSYSDCVHWCLPGLQDTWNELLFTELFYP is encoded by the exons ATGAAGCCacatctctcctcctcctccaactcCTCGATATTCGCCAAGAGGGCTCGGCTCTCTCCTTGCATCTTGACCTTGCTGGCCGTCATGGCGCTCGTCGCAGTCCTCTCCGGCGAGGACTTCATCTTCAGCTTCATCCAGCTCAGCCCGGAGCCGCATCAGTTCCTATCCAGATCCG GGAGTCGCGGAGAGAAGCTGCCGTTTGCCATCGGAGAGATGGAGGGCGACTGCGACATATACCGGGGGAGATGGGTCAGGGACGAGTCGACTCGGCCGCATTACCAGGAATCGGACTGTCCTTACATCCAGCCGCAGCTCACCTGCCAAGAGCATGGGCGACCTGATAAGGAGTACCAGTTCTGGAGATGGCAACCTCGTGACTGCGACCTTCCCAG CTTCAATGCCACACTGATGCTCGAGGCACTTCGAGGAAAGCGGATGATGTTCGTCGGTGATTCCCTGAACAGAGGTCAGTTCACTTCCATGGTCTGTCTTCTCCACTCCGCCATCCCGGACAGTGCCAAATCGATGGAAGTAAATGGTTCACTAACAGTCTTCCGGGCAAAG GAGTACAACGCAACGATCGAGTTCTACTGGGCACCGTTCCTTCTCGAATCCAACTCCGACGACGCCGTCATCCACAGGATGGCCGACAGGATCGTGAGGAAAGGATCCATCGACAAGCACGGCCAGAACTGGAAAGGAGCGGACGTGTTGGTGTTCAACACGTACCTTTGGTGGATGACTGGCCTCACGATGAAGATCCT GCAAGGACAGGGCTCCTTCAACGACGAAGCGAGGGATATCGTGCAGCCGAGCACAGAGGACGCCTACCGCATGGCGATGAGAAGCATGTTGGAGTGGGTGGACCAAAACATGGATCTAAAGAAGGCGAGGGTGTTCTTCGCCACCATGTCGCCTTCTCATGAAAA GAGCAGAGACTGGGGGGACGAACCCGGAGGCAACTGCTACAACCAGACAACCATGATCGAAGACCCCACGTACTGGGGCTCCGATTGCCGGAAGAGCGTAATGGAGGTGGTCCGAGAAGTGGTCGGCGGAACGAAGCTGCCCATCACAGTCCTCAACATCACCCAACTCTCCAGCTACCGCAAGGACGCCCACACGTCCATCTACAAGAAGCAGTGGGTGCCGCTGACCCCTCAGCAGATCGCCAACCCGGTGAGCTACTCAGACTGCGTCCACTGGTGCTTGCCCGGCCTCCAGGACACCTGGAACGAGCTTCTCTTCACCGAGCTGTTCTACCCTTAA
- the LOC103987144 gene encoding protein trichome birefringence-like 33 isoform X2: MKPHLSSSSNSSIFAKRARLSPCILTLLAVMALVAVLSGEDFIFSFIQLSPEPHQFLSRSGSRGEKLPFAIGEMEGDCDIYRGRWVRDESTRPHYQESDCPYIQPQLTCQEHGRPDKEYQFWRWQPRDCDLPSFNATLMLEALRGKRMMFVGDSLNRGQFTSMVCLLHSAIPDSAKSMEVNGSLTVFRAKEYNATIEFYWAPFLLESNSDDAVIHRMADRIVRKGSIDKHGQNWKGADVLVFNTYLWWMTGLTMKILQGQGSFNDEARDIVQPSTEDAYRMAMRSMLEWVDQNMDLKKARVFFATMSPSHEKDWGDEPGGNCYNQTTMIEDPTYWGSDCRKSVMEVVREVVGGTKLPITVLNITQLSSYRKDAHTSIYKKQWVPLTPQQIANPVSYSDCVHWCLPGLQDTWNELLFTELFYP; encoded by the exons ATGAAGCCacatctctcctcctcctccaactcCTCGATATTCGCCAAGAGGGCTCGGCTCTCTCCTTGCATCTTGACCTTGCTGGCCGTCATGGCGCTCGTCGCAGTCCTCTCCGGCGAGGACTTCATCTTCAGCTTCATCCAGCTCAGCCCGGAGCCGCATCAGTTCCTATCCAGATCCG GGAGTCGCGGAGAGAAGCTGCCGTTTGCCATCGGAGAGATGGAGGGCGACTGCGACATATACCGGGGGAGATGGGTCAGGGACGAGTCGACTCGGCCGCATTACCAGGAATCGGACTGTCCTTACATCCAGCCGCAGCTCACCTGCCAAGAGCATGGGCGACCTGATAAGGAGTACCAGTTCTGGAGATGGCAACCTCGTGACTGCGACCTTCCCAG CTTCAATGCCACACTGATGCTCGAGGCACTTCGAGGAAAGCGGATGATGTTCGTCGGTGATTCCCTGAACAGAGGTCAGTTCACTTCCATGGTCTGTCTTCTCCACTCCGCCATCCCGGACAGTGCCAAATCGATGGAAGTAAATGGTTCACTAACAGTCTTCCGGGCAAAG GAGTACAACGCAACGATCGAGTTCTACTGGGCACCGTTCCTTCTCGAATCCAACTCCGACGACGCCGTCATCCACAGGATGGCCGACAGGATCGTGAGGAAAGGATCCATCGACAAGCACGGCCAGAACTGGAAAGGAGCGGACGTGTTGGTGTTCAACACGTACCTTTGGTGGATGACTGGCCTCACGATGAAGATCCT GCAAGGACAGGGCTCCTTCAACGACGAAGCGAGGGATATCGTGCAGCCGAGCACAGAGGACGCCTACCGCATGGCGATGAGAAGCATGTTGGAGTGGGTGGACCAAAACATGGATCTAAAGAAGGCGAGGGTGTTCTTCGCCACCATGTCGCCTTCTCATGAAAA AGACTGGGGGGACGAACCCGGAGGCAACTGCTACAACCAGACAACCATGATCGAAGACCCCACGTACTGGGGCTCCGATTGCCGGAAGAGCGTAATGGAGGTGGTCCGAGAAGTGGTCGGCGGAACGAAGCTGCCCATCACAGTCCTCAACATCACCCAACTCTCCAGCTACCGCAAGGACGCCCACACGTCCATCTACAAGAAGCAGTGGGTGCCGCTGACCCCTCAGCAGATCGCCAACCCGGTGAGCTACTCAGACTGCGTCCACTGGTGCTTGCCCGGCCTCCAGGACACCTGGAACGAGCTTCTCTTCACCGAGCTGTTCTACCCTTAA
- the LOC103987134 gene encoding small ribosomal subunit protein uS4y gives MVHVSFYRNYGKTFKKPRRPYEKERLDAELKLVGEYGLRCKRELWRVQYALSRIRNAARDLLTLDEKNPRRIFEGEALLRRMNRYGLLEEGQNKLDYVLALTVENFLERRLQTLVFKSGMAKSIHHARVLIRQRHIRVGRQVVNIPSFMVRVDSAKHIDFSLTSPFGGGRPGRVKRRNQKAAAKKAAGGDGDEEDEE, from the exons ATGGTTCACGTCAGTTTTTATAGGAACT ACGGGAAGACCTTTAAGAAGCCCCGTCGTCCCTATGAGAAGGAGCGGCTTGATGCTGAGCTGAAGCTTGTCGGTGAGTATGGGCTCCGCTGCAAACGGGAACTCTGGAGAGTCCAGTATGCGCTGAGCCGAATCCGTAATGCTGCGAGGGATCTTCTCACGCTTGATGAGAAAAACCCTCGTCGGATTTTCGAGGGAGAGGCCCTTCTCCGCCGGATGAACCGTTATGGGCTCCTCGAGGAAGGCCAGAACAAGCTAGATTATGTCCTGGCCCTCACAGTGGAGAACTTCTTGGAGCGCCGTCTGCAGACTCTCGTCTTCAAGTCGGGAATGGCAAAGTCTATCCACCATGCTAGGGTTCTCATCAGGCAGCGCCACATCAG AGTTGGGAGGCAAGTGGTTAACATCCCATCATTCATGGTGAGGGTGGATTCAGCAAAGCACATCGACTTCTCCCTGACGAGTCCATTTGGTGGTGGCCGTCCTGGGAGAGTGAAGAGGAGGAACCAGAAGGCAGCAGCAAAGAAGGCAGCTGGGGGTGATGGTGATGAGGAGGATGAGGAATGA